In the Parashewanella tropica genome, GCCTTGCTCTTGAAGCCTTTAGCTACAGCTGAGCGATCACTATTGAATGCAAATTGGTATTATTATCTTAATTACAAATATTATCCCATTGTGTGATTGTAAATGCACTGTGTTCTTTCCCGTTGATATGCATATTGTATCCAACTATAGTGGTTCAACTTGAGAAAGGGATTTATGAAATGGATTCTATTTATAAATATCGCCGTGAACAATTGCTGAAAGAGCTACCTGTTAATTCTTTAGTGGTGTTGGTCGGTTATCAGCAAAAAGTCAGAAGTAAAAATATTAAGTACCATTTCAGACAAGACAATGATTTTTTCTATCTCACAGGGTTCAATGAACCTAATGCTTTTGCTCTGCTAAAGAAAGGTATTGGAGGGAGTGTTTATTCTCTTTTTTGTCAGCCAAAAGATATAGAGTTAGAAACAAGCTTTGGTTCTCGTGCAGGAATTGATGGTGCTATTCATACATACCGTGCAGATCAAGCATTTTGTACTAACGAGTTTGAAAACCAATTATCACTAGCTCTTGATCAGATTGAGCATGTTTTCCTTTCTGATGAAAGCAACCTTTTTTCGAACAAGGTCATCCCTTTACTAAATCAGCAACGTCATACGGCTAAATTTGATCAAATCAAACAATTCCGAAGTGTACAGCCACTAGCAAAAATTCTTCACCAACATCGACTAATAAAAAGTACTGCCGAAATAGAATCTATACGCAAAGCTGTTGCAGCCTCAGTAGATGCTCATTGTGCTGTTATGCAGCATTGCCCTCATGCAAAGAACGAGTCCCAGCTTGCTGCCACTTTTATGCAGTCTATTGCTAACCACGGTTGTACTGAAGTGGCTTATCCGAGTATTGTCGCCAGTGCTGACAACGCTATGTGCCTTCATTATGAAGACAATAACTCGATACTCGATGAAAATCGCATTCTACTTATTGATGCAGGTGCTGAATATCAAATGTATGCCTCAGATATTACTCGCAGCTATCCTATATCAGGCACCTTTTCTCAGGCGCAAAGTCAAATCTATAACTTAGTTTTATTGGCATTAGATACTGCTATTGCAAAAGTTACTCCAGGTTTAGCTTGGAATGAACTTTACGAAACTTGCATGACTATATTAGCAAAAGGTCTCATTGAATTAGGAATATTAAAAGGTGAATTCAATGATGTAATGAAGACAGAAGCCTATAAGCGTTTTACGGTACATAAAACAGGTCATTGGCTTGGCATGGACGTACATGATGTTGGTCCATATCATGATGATGAAGGCAATTGGATAACACTGAAGCCCAATATGGTATTTACCATTGAACCGGGCATTTATATTCCTTCAGACGTTCCCGACATTCCTGAGCAGTATCGCGGTATAGCGGTAAGAATTGAAGATGATATTTTAGTTACGGAATCTGGTCATGAAAACCTATCATCTTCCATTCCAAGGACAGTTGAAGATATTGAAGCTTTGATGCAGTCAGGATCACATATCAGCCATTTGCCAGTAACTTAAACGTTTTTCAGGATCTGAAATAATCATTGGACACTTATCTTTGTATGCAGCCATTAATTCGCTTAAATTCTGCTTATTAGGCAAAACACTTAGTAACGTTGCTTTTGCTACATCAAACTTATCAATAGCATGCTCATCATATTTATTCGCAAGATCCATTGAAGCTTTGTATTGCGTTTTTAGTTTTTCAGCTACACCTTTCATTCTCGGTGCATTCATATCACTTAAAATGTTACTGCTAATTTGATAATAGGCGGCACATTGTACTAATTCATTTACCAGTTGGGATTGTGGAGATTTGGCAAAACCAATTGTAGGAAGCAATAAACCGATTAAAAAAAGGGATTTTAAGATGCGCATATGTAAGTACCCGAACATAAGTTATTTTGATTTTTTGACGCCCTTCTCAAGCACTCTATTACGTTGATCTTGCTTGTCATATTACCAATATGATTTCTCAAGACCGCCTTATATAGAGCTTGATCTGAACATCAAAACTATTAAAAAACTTATGCTCAGATACTTGGGTGTTTTATAAAAACGCATCATATCACAAGGTGAAAGGATAAAAACTCTTGTTCCTGAACAAAGCCATACTTGCGATACAATTTCTGAGCAAGCATATTTTCTTGATGTGTCGCTAAGGTTAATTTGTTGACGCCCTGCTTCACAGCAAATTTCATGCAGTGCTCTATAAGTTCCCCACCGACTCCTACGCAACGTGCATGTTGACTGACATAAAGGTCATTAAGTATATAAATAGGCTTCATTCCAACAGATGAAAAGCTAGGATAAAGTTGTGCAAATCCAAGCTCTATTCCGTTGCTATCAGAAGCATAAAGGATCACCGAACTGTCGTCAGCGATCCTTTTCTTAATAAACTCTTTTGCTGAATTGATATCACTGGATTGATGATAGAACTGTCGATACTCGTCAAAAAGCTTAGCTACATTATCTAGTTCCGTTAGTGTCGCTTGAGCAATCGAACAGTCCATCAAATCTCTCCTTGTTATTCAGGAATTTTGATCCTGAAAAATATCGTATATAAGACAGGCAAGATAATCAGCGTCAAAACTGACGCAAACCCTAAGCCAAATATGATGGTAATCGCCATTGAACCGAAGAATGCATCATTCAGTAATGGCAACATTCCTAGCATGGTCGTAAGTGCAGCCATAAGAACTGGTCGTACACGGCTTACTGCAGAGTCCATTACAGCATAGTAAGCATTCTTGCCACTCGCCAATTCGATGTTAATTTGATCGACAAGTACAATGCCATTTTTGATCACCATCCCCGTCAAACTTAATAACCCAAGTAAGGCCATGAAACTAAATGGGGCATCGAATAATAGTAGACCGGCTACAATACCAATTAATGACAGTGGAACGGTTAACCAAATCACCAATGGTTGTCTAACTGAGTTAAACAGCAATACTGTTATTAAAAACATCATTAAATAACCCATTGGAATTGAGCTAAATACCGCTGCCTGAGCATCTCCTGCTGTTTCGTATTCACCTCCCCACTCTAGCTTGTAGCCATGAGGTAAAGGGATAGCCTCAACTTGGCTGCGGATTTTACGGAAAACAGAATCAGCGGTTTCACCTGAACCAATTTTTGGATCGGCCATTACCGATATCATGCGTTTTCGATCTTGACGAACAATCAGCGGGTTTTCCCATACAGATTTAAACTCGGTGACAACTTGAGTCAATGGCACATAACTGTTGGTCTTTTGACTCCAAATTTGAATTTTAGAAACGCTATCAACGTCACGTCTGTCTTCATCCGAACCACGAGCAATAACTGGATAGATATGGCTAGTATCTCTAAAGCTGCCAATCACTCGACCACTAAAATGAGTCAGTAAAGCATTATCAATATCTTCTTTGGTTATCCCCAGTTCATGCGATTGAGCATCTGCAATTTGAGGACGAATGATACGAACCTGATTACGCCAATTATGTCTTACATTATCAGCTGTCGGCTCTTTACGAAGCACTTCTTCAGCTTTGGCTGCTAGTGAGCGAAGAACTTCAGGGTTATCACCATAAAACTTAGCTTCAATTTTTGCTGCTGGCGACGGACCGTTCTCAAGATTTTTTAACCTAAATTGAGCTTCAGGGTAGTTGGATCTTAAATAGTGCTCCAGTTTTGGCATAAACGCATAAAGCTGAGGTAAATCTTTCATCTCAAGAATTAACTGCGTGTATGAGGCGTATCCCTTTTCAGGCGCATAGGGAAGCACGAAACGTTGCGCACCTTGGCCGATAACAGAAGTTAAATTAACTAAACCGTCATCGTGCTTGGCTTCTTTGGCGAGAAGATCTTTTTCTAATTTAGAAATGAAAGCCTCATTGGCTTTAATATCTGTTCCCTCTGGTAACCAAACATCAACAAAGAATATTGGTGTGTTTGAAGCAGGGAAAAACACGTTTTTGATATAACCAAAGCCAGATACCGCGCCAAACAAGGCCGCTACAACCAATATAATGGTTACAGTTCTATGATGTATCGCCTTACCTAAAACAAAACGATAAATAGTGAATACAATGCCTTTATAAGGGTCTTGGTCTTCCCCCTCTACTTTCACTCCATCTTTAAATGCAAGATTACAGAAGAAAGGCGTTAGCGTCATTGCGGTGATCCAACTAATAAATAGCGAGATACACAACACATAGAACAATGAACGACAGAACTCTCCCGCCGCATTTTCAGCTAAACCAATTGGCGCAAAAGCAATAATTGCAATGATTGTCGCCCCCAATAACGGCCATTGTGTTTGAGAAACGATTCCCTTGGCAGCTTGTAAGCGCGTTTGCCCTCGTTTAAGCCCAATAATGATCCCTTCGGTAATAACAATGGCGTTGTCCACCAGCATACCAAGCGCAATAATCAAGGCTCCGAGAGAGATGATTTGCAGTTGAATATCCATCACTTTCATCACAATGAAAGTACCTAAAATAGTCAGCAACAAAATCAAGCCCATAAGAATGCCTGATCTCACTCCCATGAAGATAAGCAAAACGGCAATTACAATTGCCACCGACTCGGCAAGGTTAATCACAAAACCTGTTACCGTCTTTTCAACTACAGTCGATTGATCATAGATTTTATGCAGTTTCATGCCGACAGGTTGATGGTCTTTAAGCTCAGCAATTCTTTCCTGAACCGCTTTTCCCACATCAACAACGTTAACACCTGAAGCAAAGGCAATACCAACTGACAGTGCTTTATCACCTTGGTTGTGATAAAGCACTCGAGGTGTTTCTGAGTAATCCTTATAAACCTTGGCAATGTCTTTTAGGTAAACCAATTTCTGACTATTAGGCGGACTAACCAATAAGTTCTCTAGATCTGAAATATCTTTAAACTCACCAGTTGGATGAATCCTAATACGCTGAGAGCCCATAAGGACACTTCCCGCATTAGAAACAACATTTTGCTTAGCGATGGCGTTATAAAGTAAGTTTTGGTTTATACCCAAACTTTTCAATTTTTGCTGTGATATCTCAATCACTATTTGCTGTGGCGTATTCCCTACCACAGAGACTTTTTTCACGCCTTTTACCAGCACTAGCTCACGACGCAAAAAGTCAGCATAATTTCGCATTTCTCGTGCGGTGTAGCCATCACCCGTGAGGTTGTAAAGCAAACCAAATACATCACCAAAATAGTCAATCACCTGAGGCTCATAAGCCCCTTTAGGGAGTTGACCTTTTACGTCATGTACTTTACGTCTCACTTCATCCCAAACTTGCGGAAGTTTGTTTTTGTCATAAGAGTCATAAACTTCAATCTCAATTTGTGACAAACCAGCACTGTTAATGGATTTTACTTTCTTCACGGCATCCATTTGCTGAAGTGCGTCTTCAATAGGAAGCGTGACTTCTTCTTCAACTTGTTGAGGTGAAGCCCCTGGGTAAGCCGTATTAACTAATGCTTGTTTAATGGTGAACTCAGGAAACTCAAGCTGTCCAAGCCCTGTAAATGAAATCACACCACCGATGAGCAAAATTAATGCAAACATCCATGAGATGACTTTGTTATTAATCGAATATTCAGCGATATTCATCTGTTAAACCCCTCTTTCCCATTTTAGTGGCTTAACATTTTGTCCTTCAGTCAATTCGTTAACTCCTGCTGTAACGATTTGTTCGTTAGCAGAC is a window encoding:
- a CDS encoding aminopeptidase P N-terminal domain-containing protein encodes the protein MDSIYKYRREQLLKELPVNSLVVLVGYQQKVRSKNIKYHFRQDNDFFYLTGFNEPNAFALLKKGIGGSVYSLFCQPKDIELETSFGSRAGIDGAIHTYRADQAFCTNEFENQLSLALDQIEHVFLSDESNLFSNKVIPLLNQQRHTAKFDQIKQFRSVQPLAKILHQHRLIKSTAEIESIRKAVAASVDAHCAVMQHCPHAKNESQLAATFMQSIANHGCTEVAYPSIVASADNAMCLHYEDNNSILDENRILLIDAGAEYQMYASDITRSYPISGTFSQAQSQIYNLVLLALDTAIAKVTPGLAWNELYETCMTILAKGLIELGILKGEFNDVMKTEAYKRFTVHKTGHWLGMDVHDVGPYHDDEGNWITLKPNMVFTIEPGIYIPSDVPDIPEQYRGIAVRIEDDILVTESGHENLSSSIPRTVEDIEALMQSGSHISHLPVT
- a CDS encoding GNAT family N-acetyltransferase, encoding MDCSIAQATLTELDNVAKLFDEYRQFYHQSSDINSAKEFIKKRIADDSSVILYASDSNGIELGFAQLYPSFSSVGMKPIYILNDLYVSQHARCVGVGGELIEHCMKFAVKQGVNKLTLATHQENMLAQKLYRKYGFVQEQEFLSFHLVI
- a CDS encoding efflux RND transporter permease subunit, whose product is MNIAEYSINNKVISWMFALILLIGGVISFTGLGQLEFPEFTIKQALVNTAYPGASPQQVEEEVTLPIEDALQQMDAVKKVKSINSAGLSQIEIEVYDSYDKNKLPQVWDEVRRKVHDVKGQLPKGAYEPQVIDYFGDVFGLLYNLTGDGYTAREMRNYADFLRRELVLVKGVKKVSVVGNTPQQIVIEISQQKLKSLGINQNLLYNAIAKQNVVSNAGSVLMGSQRIRIHPTGEFKDISDLENLLVSPPNSQKLVYLKDIAKVYKDYSETPRVLYHNQGDKALSVGIAFASGVNVVDVGKAVQERIAELKDHQPVGMKLHKIYDQSTVVEKTVTGFVINLAESVAIVIAVLLIFMGVRSGILMGLILLLTILGTFIVMKVMDIQLQIISLGALIIALGMLVDNAIVITEGIIIGLKRGQTRLQAAKGIVSQTQWPLLGATIIAIIAFAPIGLAENAAGEFCRSLFYVLCISLFISWITAMTLTPFFCNLAFKDGVKVEGEDQDPYKGIVFTIYRFVLGKAIHHRTVTIILVVAALFGAVSGFGYIKNVFFPASNTPIFFVDVWLPEGTDIKANEAFISKLEKDLLAKEAKHDDGLVNLTSVIGQGAQRFVLPYAPEKGYASYTQLILEMKDLPQLYAFMPKLEHYLRSNYPEAQFRLKNLENGPSPAAKIEAKFYGDNPEVLRSLAAKAEEVLRKEPTADNVRHNWRNQVRIIRPQIADAQSHELGITKEDIDNALLTHFSGRVIGSFRDTSHIYPVIARGSDEDRRDVDSVSKIQIWSQKTNSYVPLTQVVTEFKSVWENPLIVRQDRKRMISVMADPKIGSGETADSVFRKIRSQVEAIPLPHGYKLEWGGEYETAGDAQAAVFSSIPMGYLMMFLITVLLFNSVRQPLVIWLTVPLSLIGIVAGLLLFDAPFSFMALLGLLSLTGMVIKNGIVLVDQINIELASGKNAYYAVMDSAVSRVRPVLMAALTTMLGMLPLLNDAFFGSMAITIIFGLGFASVLTLIILPVLYTIFFRIKIPE